The following nucleotide sequence is from Parus major isolate Abel unplaced genomic scaffold, Parus_major1.1 Scaffold602, whole genome shotgun sequence.
NNNNNNNNNNNNNNNNNNNNNNNNNNNNNNNNNNNNNNNNNNNNNNNNNNNNNNNNNNNNNNNNNNNNNNNNNNNNNNNNNNNNNNNNNNNNNNNNNNNNNNNNNNNNNNNNNNNNNNNNNNNNNNNNNNNNNNNNNNNNNNNNNNNNNNNNNNNNNNNNNNNNNNNNNNNNNNNNNNNNNNNNNNNNNNNNNNNNNNNNNNNNNNNNNNNNNNNNNNNNNNNNNNNNNNNNNNNNNNNNNNNNNNNNNNNNNNNNNNNNNNNNNNNNNNNNNNNNNNNNNNNNNNNNNNNNNNNNNNNNNNNNNNNNNNNNNNNNNNNNNNNNNNNNNNNNNNNNNNNNNNNNNNNNNNNNNNNNNNNNNNNNNNNNNNNNTTTCCCCATGGAACTGGGGGTGTTTTCCAGGGGGTTCCCCATGGAACTGGGGGGTTTCCCCATGGAACTGGGGGGTTCCAAGGGGGCTCCCCATGGAACGGGGGGGgttccccatggaaaggggggTTCCAAGGGGGTTCCCCATGGAACGGAGGTGCTCCCCAGGAATTCCCCGCCCGGGATACGTGTGCCTGGTCGATCATGCACTTGCAGAGGGTGAAGTCGGTGTGGGGAAGGTTGGTGAGCGCCTTGAGCAGGATCTGCGCCGTCACCCCGGTCTGGAAGAAGGCGGGGTTGAACTGGTACCTGCACAGGTGAGGAGCCCAGGTGAGGGGGCTAGGGGACGGGGAACCCCCAAACCGCCCTCCCCCGAGTCCCCCCGGAGCCCTCACAGCTTCAGCACGGCCAGGTTGGCCTCCAGGTCGTAGGCGTTCTCCTTGGCCTGCGTCTCCACGTAGCGCTCCAGGGTGGCCAGGTTCTCGGGGTTGTACCTGTGCAGGTGAGCGGGTCCGTGACACACCTGCGATCCCCCCCCAGTCCTCTCCCGAACCccttcccagtccctcccagtgctcccagtaccGGTCGATGCCCCGCAGCAGCTTCCCCACGTTGGCCCGCATCTGTTCGAACAGCGCCATGTTCGCGGCTCTTCCGGAAGTGACGCCACCGCCGCTTCCTGGTCACGGCGCTGCCAGGCCACGCCCACACAGCGGGGTGACGTACACGGGTCCCGGCCACGCCCCCCCGCCCTAACCACGCCCCCTCCCAGTGCCGGCCGCGGCCCGGACTGGGCGAAATGGAGGGGaaggactgggagggactgggaaggactgggagggactgggagggactgggacaAACTGGACAGGCAGTGGAGGGGGCAGTAACGAACCAGGGGGATCCTGCACAGTTTTGAGGGATCCCAGGTGGTTTTTGGGGCCCCGCAGGGACATCCTGGAGGGTCACGTTTCTCACCCTTCTCCCCTCACGTTTCCcgcccttttctcccctcacatatcttttttcccctcacatttcccgCCCTTTTTNTTTTTCTTCCCTCACGTTTTCCCgccctttttctcccctcacgttTTCCCgcccttttcctcccctcacGTTTTCCCgcccttttcctcccctcacGTTTTCCCgctcttttcctcccctcacGTTTTCCCgctcttttctctcctcacGTTTTCCCgcccttttcctctcctcacgTTTTCCCgctcttttcctcccctcacGTTTTCCCgcccttttcctcccctcacgtttcccgcccttttcctcccctcacgtttcccgctcttttctcccctcaagTTTCTCCTCTCACATTTCGcactcttttctcccctcacatttctcttttcccctcacatttctca
It contains:
- the EIF3K gene encoding eukaryotic translation initiation factor 3 subunit K, which codes for MALFEQMRANVGKLLRGIDRYNPENLATLERYVETQAKENAYDLEANLAVLKLYQFNPAFFQTGVTAQILLKALTNLPHTDFTLCKCMIDQAHVSRAGNSWGAPPFHGEPPWNPPFHGEPPPFHGEPPWNPPVPWGNPPVPWGTPWKTPP